The window GAGAAGGTCCCAAGGGTTCGGCTGTTCGCCGATTAAAGTGGCACGCGAGCTGGGTTCAGAACGTCGTGAGACAGTTCGGTCCCTATCTGTTGTGGGCGTAGGAGATTTGAGGGGACCTGACTCTAGTACGAGAGGACCGAGTCGGACAAACCGCTAGTGTGCCTGTTGTGCCGCCTAGGTGCAGCGCAGGGTAGCTATGTTTGGATGAGATAAGCGCTGAAAGCATATAAGTGCGAAGCTCGCCTCAAGATGAGATCTTCCTTAAGAGCCGTAAAAGACTATTACGTTGATAGGCTACAGGTGTAAAGGCAGTAATGTCAAAGCTGAGTAGTACTAATTGCTCTTGAGTCTTTCTTTGAACGCCGCTTTTGGTGTAATTCCTTCCAATATGTTTTTAAAAACTTAAACCAGAAATTTAAACTGGTAAAAATTCATGGTGGCTATAGAGACGGGGATCACCTCTTCCCATATCGAACAGAGAAGTTAAGCCCGTCATCGCAGATGGTACTGCCCTACAAGGTGGGAGAGTATGTCGTCGCCAGTTTTAAACGAAGCCCCGATTCATCTGAGTCGGGGCTTCTCTTTTTTAATTACTTCACATCTCCCCACATCTTACGTTTGTATTTTTACAGAATTACTACACTTCGAACCGTGAGAAAAATATTATTGAGAATTCCTCTTTTCTTTCTTAGCGCACTGTCCATTCCATCCTTCTCACAGAATAAATCGATCACAAAAAAAGATACACTAACCGTTCCAGCCGATTCTTCCGTTTTTTTTTCTTTCAAAGAAGAATCATTCGACTATGGAAATTATATCGGGAAGCAAGAACGCTTGACCAATTATCTGGACGATTTTCAGAATTATCATGCAAGAAATTCTTCCCTCGGTAATTCAGGATCACCAGAGAGATCATTAAATCTTCTGTTGGATTCAGAAGCCGGTTTTCAAAGAGGGATCGATCACACAAAAAATTTCGGATTCAACGAGAACAATAGAAAATTCTACACTTCAGAAAAACCGTACACAAAACTTCAATACATTCTTGGACAGAAACAGGAAAATAATATCTGCGTCATTCACGCTCATCCACTCGGAAAAAATTGCAATGTTGCTTTTGGCTTTGACAGGATACGGTCGACAGGATCCTATAAAAATCAGAATACAAATAACACCAGCATTGATTTGAATGGATGGTACCGCTCTCCCGGACGACGATATGCATTGCTTGCAGATGTTTACTGGACTGCCGACAATTATGCCCAGAACGGAGGACTCGTGAGTGACTCCGCTTTTGAAAATAAAAAAGAACTCGATAATAAACTGGTTCCGGTTTATCTCACTACTGCCAATACAGAACAGCGTTCACGTGAGGCATGGATGAAACAATATTGGGCCTTCGGTTCGATCGTTGATACGATTTCTACCAACGATAGTGATCACGTCGCAACAAAAATTCTTCCCTCCTGGGCGATCGTGAATACATTAAGTATAAAAGATCAGAGTTTTGTTTTTTCTGATAAAGACACACTCTCCGGTTATTTCCCTGCAGTTTATAGAGATTCCGCTCAAACAAAAGATTCAACATACATGTGGAAATTCACCGGCGGATTGTGGGTGGAACGCTTCAATAAAAAAAATAATTCCGGCGATAAAAGAATTTTTTCAGGAAAAACTGGCGTGCGTTTTGAATCGGGTGAGATTTTCAATGACACGATCTACAAACATTTTCAGAATATTTTCCTTGATGGACAAGCTCTCTTTTATTTTTCGCGATCAGAAATCATTCATGCTGTTCTCATCAATGGAAATTATGCCATCAACGGATATAATTCGGGAGATTATTATTTTCATCTCGCTGCCTCCACGGATAAATTCAACAATAATATTTCTTTCAATTCGCAGGTCATCTCCTCGCTTAAACACCCGGATTTTATTTACTCACACTATTCCGGAAATCATTACCGATGGGAAAATGATTTTTCACAAACTGCTTTCACGCGCATTGAATTAAACGCCGTTCAACAACAGGAGGCGACAGATAATTTTTTCACCGCAGGAGTTTCCTGGAATAATTATTTTAAACCGCTTTACTTCGACTCTCTTTATTTTTTGCCGGCGCAGTACAGCGGATCTTTCTCTGCTTTCGAAATTCACGGAACCATTCTTGCCGGAACGAAACACATCCGGTCAAAAACAACTTTGTCGTTCAATAATTGCAATAAAAATTCGCCGATCCATCTTCCTGTTCTTACTGCCCGCGAATCATTTTATGTCGATGTGCAGATCTTTCATTCAGCGCTTCGTCTCCAGGCAGGCGTCGACGCTTTTTATACTTCTTCTTTTTATGGTGATGCCTGGAACGTGGGTCTGTCGCAATTCCAATTGCAGAACAGAACACTGATTGGCAATTATGTTTTCCTGGATCCGTGGCTGAGTTTCAAAGTGAAACCTGTTCGCGTTTTTGTGAAAGCTGATCATGTGAATGCAGGATGGTTCGGCCGGAAATATTATCTCATCGAACATTATCCTCAATTTGATATGATGCTGAAGTTCGGCGTGTCGTGGGTGTTTAACGATTGAGTGAAGATGTTATTTCTCCAATGATCTTCACAGTTGCTCCCTTGTTTTTTTCAACGTACTCTTTTGCGATGAGCGAACTTGAAGTAAGAAAGTATTCATCCCCTGCCAGCTTTTCAAATAATTTTTTCAGATCAGAAATATCGTTCACACAAAATGCACCGCCCGACTCAAGCAAGCTTATCGCTTCATGGAATTTTTCGTGATATGGGCCGAATATGACCGGCATTCCATAAACAGCTGCTTCAAGAATATTGTGAATGCTTTTTCCGAACCCGCCGCCCACATAAGCGATCTTCCCGTAATGGTACAGCGATGAAAGCATCCCGACGTTGTCAATGACCAGGATTTTTTTTCCGCTGATATTTTTTTCATCGGCATTCGAAAAACGAATCATTTCATTTTCAGCGACACCATTTTTCACCAGATTCATTTCAATTGAATCGATGTGATCTTTACCTGTTTCATGCGGGGCAATGATCATTTTCCATCCGCTATGCAACAGATTCTTTATCGCGGGAAAAAGTTTTTCTTCGTCGGCAGGCCAGGTACTTCCTGCAACGAGCACTTTCTTCGAAGGACCGGAAAAATTTTCCGCAAGTGGAATTTCTTTAAATACTTCAGCGATCGAAACAACACGGTCGAATCGCGTATCGCCCGCAACTGTAAGCTGCGACACGTGGATCGAATTCAGAAGTTCAACCGATTTTTTTTCCTGCGTGAATACATGTGAGAATCCTCGTAAAGCTTCACGGAAAATATTACCATACCATTTGAAAAAAACCTGGTCATTACGGAAAATTGCCGACACCAGGTAATGCTTTATTTTTTTTCTTCGGAGAACAGAAAGAAAATTAAGCCAGAACTCATACTTGATGAAAACTACGAGAGAAGGATTTACGATCCGGATAAATCGTTCTGCTTTCCGCTGCGTGTCGAGTGGAAGATAACTCACCACATCAGCCCCGTCATATTTCTTTCTGATCTCGTAACCCGACGGAGAAAAAAAAGTGAGAAGGATGAGGTGATCCGGAAATTTCTTTCTGAAATTTTCCATCAGCGGACGCCCCTGTTCGAATTCACCGAGGGAAGCGCAATGAAACCAAGCCACCGGGCGCACATTCGCGGAAAATTTTTTTTCGAGTTCTGAAAAAAGAGATTTTCTTCCACTCGCCCACAAGCGCGCTTTTTCATTGAACAATGCTGCGATGCGGATCGCAATTCCGTAAAAAAAAAATATTGAGCGAATACAGCGCCCTCATCCGGTCAGTTGAAATAATATTTATCCGTGCTCCTTTTCGCAATAAGAATATTCCACCCGAGCCTTCCGCCCCACAGCATATCGAAACGATGTTGCGTGTCGGCACGATTCAGATCATAATCCCACGAACGCCGGCTGTGCGTGAACGCTTCAGTGATCTCGAACCCGGCGTAGAAATTCGAAAAATGATTTTTGCTCATGAACCAGTACCCGGCAAATTCATTGAAAGCAATTCCATTGGTAAGCCGGTCATATCCTTTCAGGTAATCTTTTGTAAGCTGTGGCGTACGTCCTCCATTATCAAT is drawn from Bacteroidota bacterium and contains these coding sequences:
- a CDS encoding 3-deoxy-D-manno-octulosonic acid transferase, yielding MRSIFFFYGIAIRIAALFNEKARLWASGRKSLFSELEKKFSANVRPVAWFHCASLGEFEQGRPLMENFRKKFPDHLILLTFFSPSGYEIRKKYDGADVVSYLPLDTQRKAERFIRIVNPSLVVFIKYEFWLNFLSVLRRKKIKHYLVSAIFRNDQVFFKWYGNIFREALRGFSHVFTQEKKSVELLNSIHVSQLTVAGDTRFDRVVSIAEVFKEIPLAENFSGPSKKVLVAGSTWPADEEKLFPAIKNLLHSGWKMIIAPHETGKDHIDSIEMNLVKNGVAENEMIRFSNADEKNISGKKILVIDNVGMLSSLYHYGKIAYVGGGFGKSIHNILEAAVYGMPVIFGPYHEKFHEAISLLESGGAFCVNDISDLKKLFEKLAGDEYFLTSSSLIAKEYVEKNKGATVKIIGEITSSLNR